From a single Enterobacteriaceae endosymbiont of Donacia bicoloricornis genomic region:
- the rpoB gene encoding DNA-directed RNA polymerase subunit beta: MVYSQTEKKRIRKNFGKRPQVLNIPYLLSIQIDSFKKFIKKDLKGEYGLEAAFKSIFPISSYNGHVKLDYVNYHLGKSLFNVKECHTRGMTYSAPIKVVLRLIIYDKEKPELSIKNIKEQEVYMGEIPLMTKNGTFIVNGIERVVVSQLHRSPGVFFDSDKGKTHSSGKILYNARIIPYRGSWLDFEFDPKDNIFVRIDRRRKLPVTVILRALNYNIEEILDIFFEKNIYKMENNKIKMVLIPDRLRGETASFDIKYKNIIYIEKGKRITIRHINKLKKDHVKSIYIPIEYMIGKRVIKNYFNKKTGEVIISANSSLSRDIINKIFQNSDIIETIFTNDLDHGNYISETLKLDNTNNRLDALVEIYRMMRPGEPPTKEAAEILFKKLFFVEDRYDLSPVGRMKFNLSLSRESIIGSSILSKKDIIDVIKKLINIRNGNGNIDDIDHLGNRRIRSIGEMAENQFRIGLIRVERAVKERLSLGDIENLMPQDMINAKPISAALKEFFCSSQLSQFMDQNNPLSEITHKRRISALGPGGLTRERAGFEVRDVHPTHYGRICPIETPEGPNIGLINSLSVYARTNQYGFLESPYILVKNGFVTDKIDYLSSIEESNFIIAQANTNIDNNKYIKDQFIICRYKGESSLFKKEQVHYMDVSTQQIVSIGASLIPFLEHDDANRALMGANMQRQAVPTLKTEKPLVGTGMERIVAIDSGVTIIAKNSGIVHYVDASRIIIKKTNNTFNKEEKDNIDIYHLEKYIRSNQNTCINQIPCVNLGELINKGDVLADGPATDLGELALGQNMRVAFMPWNGYNFEDSILLSEKVVQEDKFTTIHIQELSCISRDTKLGPEEITSDIPNVSESSLSKLDECGIVYIGAEVKSGDILVGKVTPKGETQLSPEEKLLRAIFGEKASDVKDTSLRVPNGVYGTIIDVQIFTREGVKKDKRTIEIEEMQFKQIKKDLYTEQKIFEQNILFNIQKFLLKNNFLKKENLKIFDINFLTSLILKEKSKQQQLDNFIKQYKKIKSTFQKKIKLQKMKITQGNDLAPGILKIIKVNLAVKRQIQSGDKMAGRHGNKGVISKICPVEDMPYDKDGTPIDIILNPLGVPSRMNIGQILETHLGMAAKGIGNKINILLKKQKNIEKIRNFLHKAYNIGNNTIQNIDLNKFTDNEILLLANNLKKGMPIATPVFDGAHEKEIKELLKLSNLPVSGQIELYDGRTGEVFEKPVTVGYMYMLKLNHLVDDKMHARSTGSYSLVTQQPLGGKAQFGGQRFGEMEVWALEAYGAAYTLQEMLTIKSDDVNGRTKIYKNIVDGNHQMDANIPESFNVLLKEIRSLGININLENE; encoded by the coding sequence ATGGTTTATTCTCAAACTGAAAAAAAACGTATTCGCAAAAATTTTGGAAAAAGACCTCAAGTTTTAAATATTCCATATTTACTATCTATTCAGATTGATTCATTTAAAAAATTTATAAAAAAAGATCTCAAAGGAGAATATGGGTTAGAAGCTGCATTTAAGAGTATTTTCCCTATATCTAGTTATAATGGTCATGTTAAATTAGATTATGTAAATTATCATTTAGGAAAATCACTTTTTAATGTAAAAGAATGTCATACAAGAGGAATGACTTATTCTGCTCCTATAAAAGTAGTATTAAGATTAATTATTTATGATAAAGAAAAACCTGAATTATCAATTAAGAATATAAAGGAGCAAGAAGTATATATGGGAGAAATACCATTAATGACAAAAAATGGTACTTTTATAGTTAATGGTATTGAACGTGTTGTTGTTTCTCAATTACATCGAAGTCCTGGTGTATTTTTTGATAGTGATAAAGGTAAAACACATTCATCAGGTAAAATATTATATAATGCTCGTATTATTCCCTATAGAGGATCTTGGTTAGATTTTGAATTTGATCCTAAAGATAATATTTTTGTACGTATAGATAGAAGGAGAAAATTACCAGTTACAGTTATTTTACGTGCTTTAAATTATAATATAGAAGAAATACTAGATATTTTTTTTGAAAAAAATATTTATAAAATGGAAAATAATAAAATAAAAATGGTATTAATACCAGATCGATTAAGGGGGGAAACAGCATCTTTTGATATTAAATATAAAAATATTATTTATATAGAAAAAGGTAAGAGGATTACCATACGTCATATTAATAAATTAAAAAAAGATCATGTTAAATCTATCTATATCCCTATAGAATATATGATTGGTAAAAGAGTTATAAAAAATTATTTTAATAAAAAAACAGGAGAAGTAATTATTTCTGCTAATTCTTCTTTATCAAGGGATATTATTAATAAAATTTTTCAAAATAGTGATATTATTGAAACTATTTTTACTAATGATTTAGATCATGGTAATTATATTTCAGAAACACTAAAATTAGATAATACAAATAATCGTTTAGATGCTTTAGTAGAAATTTATAGAATGATGCGTCCAGGAGAACCTCCTACAAAAGAAGCTGCAGAAATATTATTCAAAAAATTATTTTTTGTAGAAGATCGTTATGATTTATCTCCTGTAGGTAGAATGAAATTTAATCTTTCATTATCACGTGAATCTATTATTGGTTCTAGTATTTTAAGTAAAAAAGATATTATTGATGTTATTAAAAAATTAATTAATATACGTAATGGTAATGGAAATATTGATGATATTGATCATTTAGGAAATAGAAGAATCCGTTCTATTGGTGAAATGGCTGAAAATCAATTTCGTATAGGTTTAATCCGTGTAGAAAGAGCTGTGAAAGAAAGATTATCTTTAGGTGATATAGAAAATTTAATGCCTCAAGATATGATAAATGCTAAACCTATTTCCGCTGCTTTAAAAGAATTTTTTTGTTCTAGTCAATTGTCCCAATTTATGGATCAAAATAATCCATTATCAGAAATTACACATAAACGTCGTATATCTGCTTTAGGCCCAGGAGGATTAACTAGAGAGAGAGCTGGTTTTGAAGTTAGAGATGTACATCCTACTCATTATGGAAGAATATGTCCTATTGAAACACCTGAAGGACCTAATATAGGATTAATAAATTCATTGTCAGTTTATGCAAGAACAAATCAATATGGATTTTTAGAATCTCCATATATTTTAGTAAAAAACGGATTTGTTACTGATAAAATTGATTATTTATCTTCAATAGAAGAAAGTAATTTTATTATTGCTCAAGCCAATACTAATATTGATAATAATAAATATATTAAAGATCAATTTATTATATGTCGTTATAAAGGAGAATCCAGTTTATTTAAAAAAGAACAAGTTCATTATATGGATGTTTCTACACAACAAATTGTTTCTATTGGAGCATCTTTAATACCATTTTTAGAACACGATGATGCAAATCGTGCTCTAATGGGTGCAAATATGCAAAGACAGGCAGTACCTACATTAAAAACAGAAAAACCTTTAGTAGGTACTGGAATGGAAAGAATTGTTGCAATAGATTCAGGCGTAACTATTATCGCTAAAAATTCTGGTATTGTACATTACGTTGATGCTTCACGTATTATTATTAAAAAAACAAATAATACTTTTAATAAAGAAGAAAAAGATAATATTGATATATATCATTTAGAAAAATATATAAGATCAAATCAAAATACATGTATTAATCAAATTCCGTGTGTAAATTTAGGGGAATTAATTAATAAAGGAGATGTATTAGCAGATGGTCCTGCAACAGATTTAGGAGAACTAGCATTAGGACAAAATATGAGAGTAGCTTTTATGCCATGGAATGGTTATAATTTTGAAGATTCTATTTTATTATCAGAAAAAGTAGTTCAAGAAGATAAATTTACTACCATACATATACAAGAGTTATCTTGTATTTCACGTGATACTAAATTAGGACCAGAAGAAATTACATCTGATATACCAAATGTGAGTGAATCTTCTTTGTCTAAATTAGATGAATGTGGAATTGTATATATAGGAGCTGAAGTAAAAAGTGGCGATATTCTTGTAGGGAAAGTAACACCTAAAGGTGAAACACAGTTATCTCCAGAAGAAAAACTATTACGTGCTATTTTTGGTGAAAAAGCATCTGATGTAAAAGATACTTCTTTACGTGTTCCAAATGGAGTATATGGAACTATTATTGACGTACAAATTTTTACAAGAGAAGGTGTTAAAAAAGATAAAAGAACTATAGAAATTGAAGAAATGCAATTTAAACAAATAAAAAAAGATTTATATACTGAACAAAAAATTTTTGAACAAAATATATTATTTAATATACAAAAATTTTTGTTAAAAAATAATTTTTTAAAAAAAGAAAATCTAAAAATTTTTGATATAAATTTTTTAACTTCTTTAATTTTAAAAGAAAAATCAAAACAACAACAACTAGATAATTTTATTAAACAATATAAAAAAATAAAAAGTACTTTTCAAAAAAAAATAAAATTACAAAAAATGAAAATTACACAAGGAAATGATTTAGCTCCTGGTATATTAAAAATAATTAAAGTTAATTTAGCTGTAAAAAGACAAATACAATCAGGTGATAAAATGGCAGGCAGACATGGAAATAAAGGGGTAATTTCTAAAATTTGTCCTGTAGAAGATATGCCTTATGATAAAGATGGTACACCTATTGATATTATTTTAAATCCTTTAGGTGTTCCATCTAGAATGAATATTGGACAAATATTAGAAACTCATTTAGGAATGGCTGCAAAAGGTATTGGTAATAAAATTAATATTTTATTAAAAAAACAAAAAAATATAGAAAAAATACGTAATTTTTTACATAAAGCATATAATATTGGAAATAATACAATTCAAAATATAGATTTAAATAAATTTACTGATAATGAGATACTTTTATTAGCAAATAATTTAAAAAAAGGTATGCCTATTGCTACTCCAGTTTTTGATGGAGCTCATGAAAAAGAAATAAAAGAATTATTGAAATTATCTAATTTACCAGTTTCTGGCCAGATAGAATTATATGATGGTCGTACAGGAGAAGTTTTTGAAAAACCAGTTACTGTAGGATATATGTATATGTTAAAATTAAATCATCTAGTAGATGATAAAATGCATGCTAGATCAACTGGATCATATAGTCTTGTAACTCAACAACCGTTAGGTGGAAAAGCTCAATTTGGAGGCCAAAGATTTGGGGAAATGGAAGTTTGGGCTTTAGAAGCATATGGAGCTGCATATACTTTACAGGAAATGTTAACAATTAAATCTGATGATGTTAATGGAAGAACAAAAATATATAAAAATATTGTTGATGGTAATCATCAGATGGATGCTAATATTCCAGAGTCTTTTAATGTTTTACTTAAAGAAATACGTTCATTAGGTATAAATATAAATTTAGAAAATGAATAA
- the rplL gene encoding 50S ribosomal protein L7/L12 codes for MSITKEQIIEAIESMSIMDIMELIKSIEKKFGVSSIRTNEKINSQKKEEKKEKTEFNIYLKNIGKNKISVIKTVRSIMNLGLKEAKDLVESAPVVLKESINKEEALDLETKLKNAGAEIEIK; via the coding sequence ATGTCAATAACTAAAGAACAGATTATCGAAGCTATAGAATCTATGTCTATTATGGATATAATGGAATTAATAAAATCTATAGAAAAAAAATTTGGTGTTTCTAGTATTAGAACAAATGAAAAAATTAATAGCCAAAAAAAAGAAGAAAAAAAAGAAAAAACAGAATTTAATATATATTTAAAAAATATAGGAAAAAATAAAATTTCTGTTATAAAAACTGTAAGAAGTATAATGAATTTAGGATTAAAAGAAGCTAAAGATTTAGTTGAATCAGCTCCTGTCGTTTTAAAAGAATCTATTAATAAAGAAGAAGCATTAGATTTAGAAACTAAGTTAAAAAATGCTGGAGCAGAAATAGAAATTAAATAA
- the rplJ gene encoding 50S ribosomal protein L10 encodes MSLNITKKKIIVKKMIQINKNALSAVIVDFCGVNSNNLNKLRKKSRENDIIINIIRNKLLKLIIKDSNFQCLDPLIHGPILIAYSLKHPGAAARLLKKFSKIDQNFKIKAAAFENKIIDSKNINLLANLPTYKEAIINFLVIIKDISIGKFLRVLLAIKNIK; translated from the coding sequence ATGTCATTAAATATTACAAAAAAAAAAATAATTGTCAAAAAAATGATTCAAATAAATAAAAATGCTTTATCAGCTGTAATTGTTGATTTTTGTGGTGTTAATAGTAATAACTTAAATAAATTAAGAAAAAAAAGCAGAGAAAACGATATTATTATAAATATTATAAGAAATAAATTGTTAAAGTTAATTATTAAAGATAGTAATTTTCAATGTTTAGATCCGTTAATTCATGGCCCCATATTAATAGCTTATTCTCTTAAACATCCTGGTGCTGCTGCTCGTTTATTAAAAAAATTTAGTAAAATTGATCAAAATTTTAAAATTAAAGCAGCTGCATTTGAAAATAAAATTATAGATAGTAAAAATATTAATCTTTTAGCAAATTTACCTACATATAAAGAAGCTATAATTAATTTTTTAGTAATTATAAAAGATATTTCTATTGGAAAATTTCTTAGAGTTTTACTTGCAATTAAGAATATAAAATAA
- the rplA gene encoding 50S ribosomal protein L1, producing the protein MVKLTKRMNMIYKNIDLKKQFSIENAIDQLKNLSKVKFIESVDISINLGIDPKKTEQNIRGNVCLPHGTGKKIKFAIFTSGKEIAEIKKLGIKLVGMEDLAIKITNGEKDFNVVIAKPEAMDIVSKLGPILGPKGLMPNPKLGTITNNITKTIKKIKNGQINFRNDKNGIIHASIGKINFTNYKIKENLHILLKTLKKYKPLKLKGNYIKNIYISSTMGISIKITKDCTNLIN; encoded by the coding sequence ATGGTAAAATTAACAAAACGTATGAATATGATATACAAAAATATAGATTTAAAAAAACAATTTTCTATTGAAAATGCTATTGATCAATTAAAAAACTTAAGTAAAGTAAAATTTATTGAAAGTGTTGATATTTCTATTAATTTAGGTATAGATCCTAAAAAAACAGAACAAAATATTAGAGGTAATGTTTGCTTACCTCATGGCACAGGAAAAAAAATAAAATTTGCAATTTTTACATCTGGTAAAGAGATAGCTGAAATTAAAAAATTGGGAATAAAATTAGTAGGAATGGAAGATTTAGCAATAAAAATTACTAATGGTGAAAAAGATTTTAATGTAGTAATTGCAAAGCCAGAAGCTATGGACATAGTTAGTAAGTTAGGTCCTATTTTAGGACCTAAAGGATTAATGCCTAATCCTAAATTAGGAACAATAACAAATAATATAACTAAAACAATTAAAAAAATTAAAAATGGACAAATAAATTTTCGTAATGATAAAAATGGTATTATTCATGCAAGTATAGGAAAAATTAATTTTACAAATTATAAAATAAAAGAAAATTTACATATTTTATTAAAAACTTTAAAAAAATATAAACCTTTAAAATTAAAAGGTAATTATATAAAAAATATATACATTTCATCTACTATGGGTATTTCTATTAAAATTACTAAAGATTGTACAAATTTAATAAATTAA
- the rplK gene encoding 50S ribosomal protein L11 — protein MTKKIKTYVKLQVPAGNANPSPPIGPALGQHGVNIMNFCKNFNSKTSNLEKGTPIPVIITIYVDKTFTFITKTPPVSAMIKKILGIKKGSSKPKIDKIGVITKNQIRKIAEIKYVDMTGINMKSIMSSIEGTARSMGLTIED, from the coding sequence ATGACAAAAAAAATTAAAACTTATGTAAAATTACAAGTACCTGCTGGTAATGCTAATCCTAGTCCTCCTATTGGACCAGCATTAGGACAACATGGTGTAAATATTATGAATTTTTGTAAAAATTTTAATTCTAAAACTAGTAACTTAGAAAAAGGAACACCAATTCCAGTAATTATTACAATTTATGTTGATAAAACTTTTACATTTATTACAAAAACCCCTCCGGTATCTGCAATGATAAAAAAAATACTTGGTATTAAAAAAGGTTCAAGTAAACCTAAAATAGATAAAATAGGTGTAATTACAAAAAATCAAATTCGTAAAATTGCAGAAATTAAATATGTTGATATGACCGGAATAAATATGAAATCTATAATGTCTTCTATAGAAGGTACTGCTCGTTCTATGGGATTAACGATTGAGGATTAA
- the nusG gene encoding transcription termination/antitermination protein NusG, with protein MNKFLKKKWYVIQARSGFEHRVAKSLKEYIKIHNMNNYFGKILIPTEAVIEIRGGQKYKSDRKFFPGYILIHMIMKELSWHLVRSVPKVLGFVGGKSDNPLPMSNKEIDTIINSLQKIGDKPRPKTIFDPGEIIRVKDGPFSDFNGIVEEVDYEKSRLKVSVSIFGRATPVDLDFRQVEKS; from the coding sequence ATGAATAAATTTTTAAAAAAGAAATGGTATGTTATTCAAGCTCGTTCTGGTTTTGAACATCGTGTTGCTAAATCATTAAAAGAATATATTAAAATCCATAATATGAATAATTATTTTGGGAAAATTTTAATTCCTACTGAGGCTGTTATTGAAATACGTGGAGGTCAAAAATATAAAAGTGATCGTAAATTTTTTCCTGGATATATATTAATTCATATGATTATGAAAGAATTAAGTTGGCATTTAGTAAGAAGTGTTCCTAAAGTTTTAGGATTTGTTGGAGGTAAATCTGATAATCCTTTACCTATGAGTAATAAAGAAATAGATACAATTATTAACTCTTTACAAAAAATTGGAGATAAACCTAGACCAAAAACTATATTTGATCCAGGTGAAATAATCAGAGTAAAAGATGGTCCTTTTTCTGATTTTAATGGAATAGTTGAAGAAGTAGATTATGAAAAAAGTAGATTAAAAGTTTCCGTATCAATTTTTGGTAGAGCAACACCTGTTGATTTAGATTTTCGTCAAGTAGAAAAAAGTTAA
- the secE gene encoding preprotein translocase subunit SecE, with translation MNIVELKKNITKYFVDIIKWFTSIIFLFIVLIINHNYQNINLSVRVFLFFLIFTLIIFIISSTNKGRKLFSFIYNSRIETQKVIWPSYKDTLNTTLIIIIIITIISFIFFILDNFLIYLISFLAGTRL, from the coding sequence ATGAATATTGTAGAATTAAAAAAAAATATAACTAAATATTTTGTAGATATTATAAAATGGTTTACTAGTATAATTTTTTTGTTTATTGTTTTAATAATTAATCATAATTATCAAAATATAAATTTATCTGTTCGTGTATTTTTGTTTTTTTTAATATTTACCTTAATTATTTTTATCATATCTTCTACTAATAAAGGTAGAAAATTATTTTCTTTTATATATAATTCACGAATAGAAACTCAAAAAGTTATATGGCCTTCTTATAAAGATACTTTAAATACAACATTAATAATAATAATTATTATTACAATAATTTCTTTTATTTTTTTTATATTAGATAATTTTTTAATTTATTTAATATCATTTTTAGCTGGAACAAGGTTATAA
- the tuf gene encoding elongation factor Tu yields the protein MSKEKFERSKPHINVGTIGHVDHGKTTLTAAITTVLSKKYGGSAKAFDQIDNAPEEKARGITINTSHVEYDTKNRHYAHVDCPGHADYVKNMITGAAQMDGAILVVAATDGPMPQTREHILLARQVGVPYIIVFLNKCDMVDDEELLELVEMEVRDLLTQYNFPGDTTPIIQGSALKALEGDKKWEEKIIELANSLDTYIPNPIREIDKPFLLPIEDVFSISGRGTVVTGRVERGIIKVGEEVEIIGIRNTIKSICTGVEMFRKLLDEGRAGENVGILLRGIKREDIERGQVLAKPGSIKPHTKFEAEVYILSKDEGGRHTAFFKGYRPQFYFRTTDVTGTIELPSNIEMVMPGDNINMVVTLIYPIAMTNGLRFAIREGGHTVGAGIVTKILQ from the coding sequence ATGTCTAAAGAAAAGTTTGAACGATCTAAACCTCATATTAATGTAGGTACTATAGGACATGTTGATCATGGAAAAACAACATTAACAGCAGCAATAACTACTGTTTTATCTAAAAAATATGGTGGTTCAGCAAAAGCCTTTGATCAAATTGATAATGCTCCAGAAGAAAAAGCAAGAGGTATAACAATAAATACATCTCATGTAGAATATGATACTAAAAATCGTCATTATGCTCACGTGGATTGTCCAGGACATGCTGATTATGTAAAAAATATGATTACAGGAGCAGCACAAATGGATGGAGCTATCCTTGTAGTTGCCGCAACAGATGGACCTATGCCTCAGACTAGAGAACATATTTTATTAGCAAGACAAGTTGGAGTACCTTATATTATTGTTTTTCTTAATAAATGTGATATGGTTGATGATGAGGAATTATTAGAATTAGTAGAAATGGAAGTACGTGATTTATTAACACAATATAATTTTCCGGGAGATACGACTCCTATTATTCAAGGGTCAGCTTTAAAAGCACTTGAAGGTGATAAAAAATGGGAAGAAAAAATTATTGAATTAGCAAATTCTTTAGATACTTATATACCTAATCCTATAAGGGAAATTGATAAACCTTTTTTATTACCAATAGAAGATGTTTTTTCAATTTCAGGTAGAGGAACTGTAGTAACAGGAAGAGTAGAAAGAGGTATAATAAAAGTAGGCGAAGAAGTAGAAATTATAGGTATTAGAAATACTATAAAATCTATTTGTACTGGTGTAGAAATGTTTCGAAAATTATTAGATGAAGGTCGTGCTGGTGAAAATGTAGGAATTCTTCTTAGAGGAATAAAAAGAGAAGATATAGAAAGAGGACAAGTTTTAGCTAAACCAGGATCAATTAAACCACATACTAAATTTGAAGCAGAAGTATATATTTTATCTAAGGATGAAGGTGGTAGACACACAGCCTTTTTTAAAGGATATCGTCCTCAATTCTATTTTAGAACTACAGATGTAACTGGAACTATCGAATTACCTTCTAATATTGAAATGGTTATGCCTGGAGATAATATTAATATGGTGGTTACATTAATATATCCTATAGCAATGACTAATGGTTTACGTTTTGCTATTCGTGAAGGTGGTCATACTGTTGGAGCAGGAATAGTTACTAAAATATTACAATAA
- the fusA gene encoding elongation factor G, whose translation MSRKTPITRYRNIGISAHIDAGKTTTTERILFYTGVNHKIGEVHDGAATMDWMEQEQERGITITSAATTTFWSGMFNQYKSHRINIIDTPGHVDFTIEVERSMRVLDGVVMIYCAVGGVQPQSETVWRQANKYKVPRIAFINKMDRMGANFTKVIKQIENNLLTEAIPLQLPIGSEHKFTGIIDLIQMKALNWNEKDQGISCNYTTIPLNMKKKVKLWRQKLIETAVESNEILLEKYLNGYEISIKEIQASLRKRVLNNEITLITCGSAFKNKGVQALLDAIIDYLPSPKDIPPIQGVSNDKKKLITRETNDNELFSALAFKIANDPFVGNLTFFRVYSGTISSGDIIYNSIKNQKERIGRIVQMHANKREEIKKVYAGDIAAAIGLKNVTTGDTLCDINKCIILETMEFPEPVISIAIEPKTKIDQEKMGLALNRLLKEDPSLRSWTDEETNQTIIAGMGELHLEIIVDRMKREFNVSANIGKPQVSYRETIQKNINNIEGKYIKQTGGRGQYGHVVIDVSPLKPQKNNVSYLFTNDIKGGVIPNEYISAIDKSIQEQLKSGPMANYPVVNIAVRLHFGSYHDVDSSELAFKLAAAIAFKDAFKKANPILLEPIMKVEVETPEEYMGDVIGDLNRRRGIIEGMDNVPTGKTISACVPLSEMFGYATDLRSYSQGRASYTMEFLKYTKAPNNIAKKIIDSRSKS comes from the coding sequence ATGAGTCGTAAAACTCCTATAACAAGATATCGGAATATTGGTATTAGCGCACATATTGATGCAGGTAAAACAACTACAACAGAAAGAATTTTATTTTATACAGGGGTAAATCATAAAATTGGAGAAGTACATGATGGAGCAGCTACAATGGATTGGATGGAACAAGAACAAGAAAGAGGAATTACTATTACTTCAGCTGCTACTACAACATTTTGGTCAGGAATGTTTAATCAATATAAATCACATAGAATCAATATTATTGATACTCCAGGACATGTAGATTTTACCATTGAAGTAGAACGTTCTATGAGAGTACTAGATGGTGTTGTTATGATTTATTGCGCTGTTGGAGGTGTACAACCTCAATCAGAAACAGTATGGAGACAAGCTAATAAATATAAAGTACCTAGAATTGCTTTTATAAATAAAATGGATAGAATGGGAGCAAATTTCACAAAAGTAATTAAACAAATAGAGAATAATTTATTAACAGAAGCTATCCCATTACAATTACCTATAGGTTCAGAACATAAATTTACTGGTATTATTGATTTAATACAAATGAAAGCTTTAAACTGGAATGAAAAAGATCAAGGAATAAGCTGTAATTATACTACTATTCCATTAAATATGAAAAAGAAAGTTAAATTATGGCGACAAAAATTAATAGAAACAGCAGTTGAATCTAATGAAATATTATTAGAAAAATATTTAAATGGTTATGAAATTTCTATAAAAGAAATACAAGCTTCTTTAAGAAAAAGAGTATTAAATAATGAAATTACTTTAATAACATGCGGTTCAGCCTTTAAAAATAAAGGTGTTCAAGCATTATTAGATGCCATAATTGATTATTTACCTTCACCTAAAGATATTCCACCAATTCAAGGAGTATCTAACGATAAAAAAAAATTAATTACTCGCGAAACTAATGATAATGAACTATTTTCTGCTTTAGCTTTCAAAATTGCTAATGATCCTTTTGTAGGAAATTTAACTTTTTTTAGAGTATATTCAGGAACTATTAGTAGTGGAGATATTATTTATAATTCTATAAAAAATCAAAAAGAACGTATTGGTAGAATAGTTCAAATGCATGCTAATAAAAGAGAAGAAATAAAAAAAGTTTATGCTGGAGATATTGCTGCAGCTATTGGATTAAAAAATGTAACAACTGGAGATACATTATGTGATATTAATAAATGTATTATTCTTGAAACTATGGAATTTCCAGAACCTGTTATTTCTATTGCAATAGAACCTAAAACCAAAATAGATCAAGAAAAAATGGGATTAGCTTTAAATCGTCTTCTTAAAGAAGATCCTTCATTAAGGAGCTGGACAGATGAAGAAACAAATCAAACTATTATTGCAGGAATGGGAGAGTTACATTTAGAAATAATTGTTGATAGAATGAAAAGAGAATTTAATGTATCAGCAAATATTGGTAAACCACAAGTTTCTTATCGAGAAACTATACAAAAAAATATAAATAATATAGAAGGAAAATATATTAAACAAACAGGAGGAAGAGGACAATATGGTCATGTAGTAATAGATGTTTCTCCATTAAAACCACAAAAAAATAATGTAAGTTATTTATTTACTAATGATATAAAAGGTGGTGTAATACCTAATGAATATATTTCAGCTATAGATAAAAGTATTCAAGAACAATTAAAATCAGGTCCTATGGCAAATTATCCTGTTGTAAATATTGCGGTAAGACTTCATTTTGGATCTTATCATGATGTAGATTCTTCTGAATTAGCTTTTAAATTAGCAGCAGCAATTGCTTTCAAAGATGCATTTAAAAAAGCTAATCCTATTTTACTTGAACCTATAATGAAAGTAGAAGTTGAAACTCCTGAAGAATATATGGGAGATGTTATTGGCGATTTAAATCGTAGAAGAGGAATTATTGAAGGTATGGATAATGTTCCTACAGGTAAAACTATAAGTGCTTGTGTTCCTTTATCAGAAATGTTTGGTTATGCTACTGATTTACGTTCTTATAGTCAAGGTAGGGCATCTTATACTATGGAATTTTTAAAATATACCAAAGCACCTAATAATATTGCAAAAAAAATTATTGATTCTAGATCTAAATCATAA
- the rpsG gene encoding 30S ribosomal protein S7, with translation MPRRRIINQRKILPDPQFESNLLAKFINIIMVNGKKSIAEFIVYSALNKIKKKLGKKEIEIFLNALENIKPIVEVKSRRVGGSTYQVPVEIRSIRRNTLAMRWLINAARKRQEKSMILKLTNEILDALENKGNAVKKREEIHKMAEANKAFAHYRW, from the coding sequence TAGACGTATAATTAATCAAAGGAAAATATTACCAGACCCTCAATTTGAATCAAATTTATTAGCTAAATTTATTAATATAATTATGGTAAATGGTAAAAAATCCATTGCAGAATTTATTGTTTATTCTGCATTAAATAAAATAAAAAAAAAACTAGGTAAAAAAGAAATAGAAATATTTTTAAATGCTTTAGAAAATATAAAACCTATAGTAGAAGTTAAATCTAGAAGAGTAGGTGGGTCAACATATCAAGTACCTGTTGAAATAAGATCAATAAGAAGAAATACATTAGCAATGCGATGGTTAATTAATGCTGCCAGAAAAAGACAAGAAAAATCTATGATCCTAAAATTAACTAATGAAATATTAGATGCCTTAGAAAATAAAGGAAATGCAGTTAAAAAACGTGAAGAAATACATAAAATGGCAGAAGCTAATAAAGCATTTGCTCACTATCGTTGGTAA